The following proteins come from a genomic window of Zonotrichia albicollis isolate bZonAlb1 chromosome 12, bZonAlb1.hap1, whole genome shotgun sequence:
- the TMEM40 gene encoding transmembrane protein 40: MENLDVPVPDLTEEQQDIFQRAFAADANYLENHEKMNQSFWESLVKCLATTDPPILNTEEKNNLLKSCDDLPGGCAACLKAIEKKGARAMVLLYLLLKTSNPSGYTQLLSSKGKDEKLKLLKSLERNFLYSEEDKKSENSAQESMDEDTQDSDEEYLRIRIQKIEDQLLGGIPEEVVPYRDSEIARREDSDVDAYEESTHPPQCTVRWMGIRKDDEFFHFVILCFAIGALLVCYYYHKDWTISFGIGLITFASLETTGIYFGLVYRIRSVLDSFVPLIDKFKPRGMRKAA, encoded by the exons ATGGAGAATTTGGATGTCCCAGTCCCAGATCTTACTGAAGAACAGCAAG ACATTTTTCAGAGAGCTTTTGCTGCTGATGCCAATTACTTGGAGAATCATGAGAAAATGAACCAGTCCTTCTGGGAATCACTTGTGAAATGCTTGGCCACTACTGACCCACCTATCCTCAATACTGAAGAAAAGAACAAT CTCCTTAAAAGCTGTGATGACCTCCCTGGAGGCTGTGCTGCCTGCCTGAAAGCCATAGAGAAGAAAGGAGCCAGGGCAATGGTTCTTCTTTACCTTTTGCTGAAGACTTCCAACCCCTCTGGGTACACGCAGCTGCTCAGCTCCAAGGGAAAGG atgaaaaattgaAACTCCTGAAGAGTTTGGAAAGGAATTTTCTATATTCAGAAGAGGACAAAAAGTCTGAAAACTCAGCCCAGGAGTCCATGGATGAAGATACACAAG ACAGTGATGAGGAATATTTAAGAATAAGAATACAGAAGATTGAAGACCAGTTACTTGGAG GAATACCAGAAGAGGTGGTTCCCTACAGAGATTCAG AGATTGCCAGAAGAGAAGATTCAGATGTAGATG CTTATGAGGAGAGCACTCACCCCCCTCAGTGCACAGTACGGTGGATGGGCATACGGAAGGATG ATGAATTCTTTCATTTTGTTATTCTTTGCTTTGCAATTGGAGCTTTACTAGTTTGCTACTACTACCACAAAG ATTGGACTATTTCTTTTGGGATTGGTTTAATCACCTTTGCTTCCCTGGAAACCACTGGGATATACTTTGGTCTAG TGTACCGAATTCGGAGTGTCCTTGACAGTTTTGTTCCTCTGATTGACAAATTCAAGCCAAGAG GCATGAGGAAAGCTGCCTAG
- the BRK1 gene encoding protein BRICK1 — MSVQEDPVQREIHQDWANREYIEVITSSIKKIADFLNSFDMSCRSRLATLNEKLTALERRIEYIEARVTKGETLT, encoded by the exons atGTCGGTGCAGGAGGACCCGGTGCAGCGGGAGATCCACCAGGACTGGGCCAACCGCGAGTACATCGAGGTGATCACCAGCTCCATCAAGAAAATCGCGGACTTCCTCAACTCCTTCG ACATGTCGTGCCGGTCCCGGCTGGCTACCCTGAACGAGAAGCTGACGGCGCTGGAGCGGAGAATCGAGTACATCGAAGCCCGG GTCACCAAGGGGGAGACGCTGACATAG